The sequence CCAATCGGGCGGCGTCGGCCTGAAGTACGAGACCGACTTCTACGTCAACAACGGCGACGTGCCGACCGGCACGTGGGACTTCGAGGTCACCTGCCGCGCCGACTTCGGATTCACCAACGTCTGCTGGTCGCCCTCCTGTGAGAACGGGTTCAACAAGCTCGCCGACGTGAGCCAGACCCACGACGTGAGCATCGAAGTCGTGGACCCCTAACCCACTCGTAGCCGAGTCGAACGTCGACGGCCTCCCTTGCCGTCGCCACTCACCACTTCGTGACGAAAATAGCGCGTCGGTGTCAGTAGATCGCCATCTCGGTCTCGGTCTCGGCGCGTGCGAACAGCTCCTTGACCTCTTCGGCGACAGCGCCGCTCTCTTCGTAGTTCTCCATCAGGACCGTCTCGCTCGGGAACAACTCCTCGCCGACGACCAGTCCGTGTTCGCGGGCGGTCGAACCGGTCACGGTCAGGTAGACGCCCGCGCCGGTCTCGGCGATGGCGGCCTCCTCTTCCTCGTCCTCGTCGGGGTACGCGAAGTCGAAGCTCTCGCTGTTGCGCGTGCCGACGACCGCCTCCACGAGGCGTTCGTAGCGCGGCGAGATGCAGAGTTCGCCCTCGTAGTCGTGCAGGAACTCGCGGGTCGGCCGGTCGCCCTGCCCGAGGAGTTCGGGGGTCGCCATCAGCGTGTGATACACGGTGTCGCCCATCCCCGCGACGACGCGAACGTCGGTGTCGTGGGGGTCGATGCGGGCGTTCACGTCCGCGATGCGCGTGAGCGGGTCCGGGCGCAGTTCCACGACCTCCTCCAACACGAGGTCGGCGCTGTCGAAGCCCAACGCGAAGTCGTGCTTGCGGAGCGACCGGAACGGCTCCTCGCGGCCGACCAGTCGGAGCGTCACGTCGCCGACGGGCACGTCCACGCTGTCGAAGACGATGCGACGGGGCTTGCCCGCCCGGTCGTCGCGCAGGAGCGTGAAGTCCGGCCTCGTCTCGTCGTCGAGATGGCTGTACTCGGCGAGTCGGTCGTAGGCGTCCCGTTCGGGCGTCTGGTTGCCTTTCGTGACGGCCTTCTCGTAGCGGAGCGTCGAGATGATTTCGTCGGCGACGCCCTCGGCGTCGGCCTCGTCGGCGACTCGCTGGAGGACCGCCTCCAGCGGCCGCCCCTTGCGCGGCACCGCGACGGCAATCGTGTCGGTCATTGTTCGCACAATAGAGAACCGGGAGTAAACCCGTTGCGCTTCGTGCAGAAGGGTATCGGGGGTCACTCGCTGGTGTCGCCGATGAGGGTGGAGGTCACTCGCTGGCGACGCCGGAGAACTCGAAGCGCGCGCCGCCCGACTCGCTCTCGCCGACGCGGATGCGCCAGTCGTGGGCCTCCGCGATGCGCCGGACGATGGCGAGTCCGAAGCCGGTCCCCTCCGAGTGGGTCGAGTACCCGCCCTCGAAGACGAGTTCGCGGTCCTCGGCCGGGATGCCCGGCCCGTCGTCGGCGACGAAGAACCCGCCGTCGCTCGCACCGACGACGACCGTCTCGCCGCCGTGTTCCGCGGCGTTCCGGAACAGGTTCTCGAAGAGCGCGCGGAGTCGCCGGTCGTCCGAGAGGATTCGGCGGTCGGTCTCGACCCGGAGGTTCATCTCGGGGGTCTCGACGGTTCCCCA is a genomic window of Halorussus salinus containing:
- a CDS encoding type 2 periplasmic-binding domain-containing protein — protein: MTDTIAVAVPRKGRPLEAVLQRVADEADAEGVADEIISTLRYEKAVTKGNQTPERDAYDRLAEYSHLDDETRPDFTLLRDDRAGKPRRIVFDSVDVPVGDVTLRLVGREEPFRSLRKHDFALGFDSADLVLEEVVELRPDPLTRIADVNARIDPHDTDVRVVAGMGDTVYHTLMATPELLGQGDRPTREFLHDYEGELCISPRYERLVEAVVGTRNSESFDFAYPDEDEEEEAAIAETGAGVYLTVTGSTAREHGLVVGEELFPSETVLMENYEESGAVAEEVKELFARAETETEMAIY